A DNA window from Bdellovibrio sp. BCCA contains the following coding sequences:
- the chrA gene encoding chromate efflux transporter: protein MVNLIWLFFKLGATSFGGPAAHIAMMEEEFVHRRKWLSREKFLDLIALTNIIPGPNSTELAIHIGYQQAGWWGFWFAGISFILPAFLIVTAVSYFYTQYASLPVVHDFLLGAKAVVLAVIVFAFERFFKSFLRIQKFNEVLQKDFWTQKQNVVLLFVFVASVYLKARGSSEVLILMTCGLMALFITGRFLLQKNELGSLFWVFFKIGSLLFGSGYVLLSFLQTEFVQNRAWLTEAQLFDAISVGQFTPGPVFTTASFIGYLMHGFPGAVVATLGIFLPAFLFVALSIPLYAKLNSSPKFRAILAGVVAGSLGLLLSTIWTFGESIVFSWIGIALFIVSLILILKARIPTAVLILVGGLISLISTKI from the coding sequence CTCATATTGCCATGATGGAGGAAGAATTCGTCCATCGCCGCAAATGGCTTTCTCGTGAAAAATTCTTAGACCTTATCGCACTCACAAATATTATCCCCGGTCCAAACTCGACAGAGCTTGCGATTCATATTGGCTATCAACAAGCCGGATGGTGGGGATTTTGGTTTGCGGGAATTAGTTTTATTCTCCCCGCTTTTTTGATTGTGACTGCCGTGTCGTACTTTTACACGCAGTACGCAAGCCTTCCTGTTGTACATGATTTTCTTTTAGGTGCAAAGGCCGTAGTTTTGGCTGTGATTGTCTTTGCCTTTGAAAGGTTTTTTAAAAGTTTTTTGCGCATTCAAAAATTCAATGAGGTTTTGCAAAAAGATTTCTGGACCCAGAAACAAAACGTCGTTCTTCTTTTTGTTTTCGTCGCCAGTGTTTATTTGAAAGCTCGCGGCTCCTCTGAAGTTTTAATTCTTATGACGTGCGGACTGATGGCTCTTTTCATCACGGGCCGCTTTCTATTGCAAAAAAACGAATTGGGATCTTTGTTTTGGGTCTTTTTTAAAATCGGTTCGTTATTATTTGGAAGTGGTTACGTTCTTTTAAGTTTTCTGCAAACGGAGTTCGTGCAAAATCGCGCGTGGCTCACAGAGGCGCAGCTTTTTGATGCCATCTCAGTCGGTCAATTCACTCCGGGGCCCGTCTTTACAACGGCTAGTTTTATTGGCTACCTGATGCATGGATTTCCGGGAGCCGTTGTCGCAACATTGGGAATTTTTTTACCAGCTTTCTTGTTTGTTGCTTTAAGCATTCCGCTTTATGCAAAGCTCAATTCTTCACCGAAGTTTCGCGCCATTCTTGCTGGGGTCGTCGCAGGATCTTTGGGATTGTTGCTTTCAACTATCTGGACTTTTGGAGAGTCTATCGTTTTCTCCTGGATAGGAATTGCGCTCTTCATTGTCTCGCTCATTCTTATTCTGAAAGCGCGAATTCCCACGGCTGTCTTGATTTTGGTAGGCGGACTTATATCACTGATCTCGACAAAAATTTAA
- a CDS encoding acyl-CoA thioesterase produces the protein MANSKPVSSSQVIMTQLVLPSHTNALGSVFGGTIMSWIDIAAAIAAQRHSNKDVVTASIDRLDFVAPVYKGWVVNLKASVNYTSRTSMEIGVRVDAEDPKTGETFHTASAYSTFVALGANGKPIEVPGLILETETDRRRFEEAKKRREIRLMNKTK, from the coding sequence ATGGCAAACTCCAAGCCCGTTTCATCATCTCAAGTCATCATGACTCAGTTAGTTCTTCCTTCTCACACAAATGCCCTGGGTTCCGTATTCGGAGGAACGATCATGTCATGGATTGATATTGCGGCGGCGATAGCAGCGCAAAGACATTCCAACAAAGATGTGGTGACGGCGAGTATTGATCGTTTGGATTTTGTGGCTCCGGTTTACAAAGGTTGGGTCGTCAACCTCAAAGCCAGTGTGAATTACACTTCAAGAACTTCCATGGAAATCGGTGTGCGTGTCGATGCCGAAGACCCAAAAACGGGAGAGACATTTCACACCGCTTCCGCTTACAGCACTTTCGTAGCTTTGGGAGCTAATGGCAAACCGATCGAAGTTCCGGGGCTTATCCTAGAGACAGAGACGGACCGACGTCGCTTTGAAGAAGCGAAAAAGCGTCGCGAAATCCGTTTGATGAATAAAACGAAATAA
- a CDS encoding response regulator, with amino-acid sequence MFPTNTKFLVVDDFATMRKIIKKVLNELGYTNVEEADDGKTALPMIQAAHDAGQPYGFVISDWNMPGMQGIDLLKACKADPRFKSVPFMLVTAESEQKHILEAAKAGVSDYVVKPFNSATLKGKMERVWAKHNPAAQAKAS; translated from the coding sequence ATGTTTCCCACAAATACGAAGTTTTTGGTCGTTGATGACTTCGCAACTATGCGAAAAATCATTAAAAAAGTGCTAAATGAGCTGGGTTATACCAACGTCGAGGAAGCCGATGATGGCAAAACGGCCCTGCCTATGATCCAGGCCGCTCATGATGCAGGCCAGCCTTATGGCTTTGTAATTTCTGACTGGAATATGCCAGGAATGCAAGGCATCGACCTTTTGAAAGCATGCAAAGCGGACCCTCGTTTTAAGTCTGTTCCTTTTATGCTTGTGACTGCCGAGTCTGAACAAAAGCACATTCTTGAAGCTGCTAAAGCCGGAGTTTCTGATTACGTGGTGAAGCCATTTAATTCAGCAACACTCAAAGGCAAGATGGAACGCGTTTGGGCAAAACACAACCCTGCTGCTCAAGCAAAAGCTTCTTAA
- a CDS encoding helix-turn-helix domain-containing protein — MLRDVLIQKGLSNREAEVAELVSKGLSNKEVANQLFVTEKTVKFHLTNIYKKMNVKSRAQLIVWCLPHLGFVESEVRAENNNQNAAAATAFNNNATQTIPAGSATVAGTTTLPGSGLNRGGNSDIGMGGI; from the coding sequence ATGCTCAGAGATGTCCTCATTCAAAAAGGTCTTTCAAACAGAGAGGCAGAAGTTGCTGAACTTGTTTCAAAGGGCTTGTCCAACAAGGAAGTTGCGAATCAGCTTTTTGTTACTGAAAAAACAGTAAAATTTCACCTCACAAACATTTATAAAAAAATGAATGTTAAGTCTCGTGCGCAATTGATTGTATGGTGCTTGCCTCATCTTGGCTTTGTTGAGAGTGAAGTACGCGCTGAAAACAACAATCAAAATGCAGCTGCAGCGACTGCATTCAATAACAATGCAACTCAAACGATCCCAGCAGGATCTGCGACTGTTGCAGGTACAACAACTCTTCCTGGTAGCGGATTGAACCGTGGTGGTAATTCCGATATCGGTATGGGTGGCATCTAA
- a CDS encoding chemotaxis protein CheX has translation MSAAPKVEALNPLFDKRLINAFVDGVVKTLKTMAQTDASPGKPFIEPQFVLKGEIAGMVGMVAPPLKGTLLISYGKDSIFHILENMLGEKHTSINGEVSDAVGEMTNMIYGSAKTTLNQLGYNFEMAIPTVISGDFKISHADKAATLVIPFNLTNGSTFYVEITVH, from the coding sequence ATGTCAGCAGCACCAAAAGTCGAAGCTTTAAATCCTCTTTTCGACAAACGTCTTATCAATGCGTTTGTTGATGGAGTTGTTAAAACACTTAAAACAATGGCACAAACCGACGCCTCTCCCGGCAAACCTTTCATCGAACCACAGTTCGTTTTGAAGGGTGAAATTGCGGGCATGGTGGGCATGGTCGCTCCTCCTCTTAAGGGAACCCTTTTGATCTCTTATGGTAAGGACAGCATTTTCCACATTTTGGAAAACATGCTTGGAGAAAAACACACGTCGATCAATGGTGAAGTTTCAGACGCCGTTGGTGAGATGACGAATATGATCTACGGTTCAGCGAAAACAACGTTGAATCAATTGGGTTATAATTTTGAAATGGCCATCCCGACTGTGATTTCTGGTGATTTTAAAATCAGTCATGCGGATAAAGCGGCGACTCTTGTTATCCCCTTTAATTTAACAAATGGTTCCACCTTCTATGTGGAGATTACGGTTCATTAG
- a CDS encoding HD-GYP domain-containing protein, whose translation MKTTSGPTVDVLIGSPRDSFWEAVKVILKGYYPYQLKHFHTIDEILESSEPNFSPILALIDGQDGTAQTNEWVQSTKMNYPDCHIIVLHASAGSLNFDVVKKNGADEVMHINFDREFISDMVLQLAPIEMEGDNIPITALMPVDLRDMEAEMNINFDVYVHLPVNHRSILLRKTGDCVDERHLDKFKTLKQQMYIKKTQMNAFFEYARTVMSFRNIQLPVSMTEKFHRSKRAIYEIMAQFLNGAGTDYQEGKLIFDKCKNIVADFELTKDLSPQEIFDEIFRFTGNTRSLYHDCICLSAYGAYFAQLLGWNHEKRESAAMAGLLHNIGLAQLPASVGDKNPKNYTNEELSEYILYPDRSVIMVKGKKVPLTPEISDAIGQHRENGDGSGFPKKLTAEDISDMGKLMGLAYRFHEMTALQDSQQAMTATQAISTLREAALNGNGELDLVLTTQVFKKWKT comes from the coding sequence ATGAAAACCACTTCAGGTCCGACTGTTGACGTTCTAATTGGGAGTCCTCGAGACTCCTTCTGGGAAGCCGTCAAAGTCATCCTGAAGGGGTATTATCCGTACCAGCTTAAACACTTCCACACGATCGACGAAATTCTTGAAAGCTCTGAACCAAACTTCTCTCCTATCCTTGCCCTGATCGATGGCCAAGACGGAACCGCTCAAACCAACGAGTGGGTTCAATCAACCAAAATGAATTATCCTGACTGTCACATCATCGTTCTGCATGCTTCTGCAGGTTCACTTAATTTCGACGTCGTTAAAAAAAATGGCGCCGATGAAGTGATGCATATCAACTTCGATCGCGAGTTTATTTCCGACATGGTTTTGCAATTAGCTCCCATTGAAATGGAGGGCGATAATATCCCGATCACAGCGTTAATGCCTGTAGATCTACGAGATATGGAAGCAGAGATGAACATCAACTTTGATGTGTATGTTCACCTCCCCGTCAATCACCGTTCCATTTTATTGCGAAAGACCGGCGACTGCGTTGACGAACGTCATTTAGACAAATTCAAAACTTTGAAGCAGCAGATGTATATCAAAAAAACGCAGATGAACGCTTTTTTTGAATACGCGAGAACTGTAATGAGTTTTAGAAATATTCAGCTGCCTGTTTCAATGACCGAAAAGTTTCATCGCTCTAAAAGGGCGATCTACGAAATCATGGCTCAGTTTCTTAACGGCGCGGGCACGGACTATCAAGAAGGAAAATTGATTTTCGATAAATGCAAAAACATTGTAGCCGATTTTGAACTAACTAAGGATCTTTCCCCCCAAGAAATTTTTGACGAGATCTTCCGCTTTACGGGAAACACCCGTTCTCTTTACCATGACTGCATTTGTCTTTCGGCTTACGGCGCTTATTTTGCGCAACTTTTGGGTTGGAATCACGAAAAACGGGAAAGTGCGGCGATGGCGGGGCTTTTACATAACATCGGCCTTGCGCAATTACCTGCTTCTGTGGGCGATAAAAATCCTAAGAACTATACCAACGAAGAACTTTCAGAATACATTCTTTACCCTGATCGCTCCGTGATTATGGTGAAGGGAAAGAAAGTCCCCTTAACGCCAGAAATTTCAGATGCCATCGGTCAGCACCGAGAAAACGGCGACGGATCTGGCTTTCCCAAAAAGCTCACGGCTGAAGACATTTCTGATATGGGAAAACTAATGGGTCTTGCTTACCGCTTTCATGAAATGA
- the hflX gene encoding GTPase HflX produces MTNQAHVTQQDRAIVIGVGLKSEPLSEIKENLLELEELVSAAGGEVVGSLIQVLPQWNPATLIGTGKVEEVAEMVRDSGANIVVMDHQLSGVQQRNLAQIVKARVVDRNQLILDIFAQRAQTFEGKLQVELAQLLDQMPRMVGAWLESLSRQGGGIGTRGPGETALENDRRRIRERVALIKKKLEGVRQNRAQHRQSRKRHEIPSFALIGYTNSGKSSILNRLTGAQVMTKNQVFATLDPTTRKIFLPDGPPAVVTDTVGFIRKLPTQLIEAFKATLEESSEADVLLHVIDLSSPNMERQVEVVEALIKEFNWSDKKIIHVYNKCDVAPLERQFRVKHYPRVFVSALTGQGMEQLKKLMAATVSEMQTDVQLYFPRAEEYKIFDLGREAQILRKETATEGTVCYTQLTPVLLSRWKDYVVK; encoded by the coding sequence TTGACTAATCAAGCCCACGTCACTCAGCAAGACAGAGCCATTGTCATCGGTGTCGGATTGAAATCCGAACCTCTCAGCGAAATCAAAGAAAATTTATTGGAACTTGAAGAGCTTGTCTCCGCAGCCGGAGGCGAAGTCGTTGGTTCTTTGATTCAAGTGCTGCCGCAATGGAATCCCGCAACTCTTATTGGAACAGGAAAGGTCGAGGAAGTCGCCGAAATGGTCCGCGATAGCGGCGCCAACATCGTGGTCATGGACCATCAGCTTTCCGGAGTTCAACAAAGAAACTTAGCGCAGATCGTGAAGGCCCGAGTTGTCGATCGCAATCAATTGATCCTCGATATTTTCGCGCAAAGAGCTCAAACCTTTGAAGGAAAACTTCAAGTAGAACTTGCACAGTTGCTCGATCAAATGCCTCGCATGGTCGGTGCGTGGTTGGAGTCTCTTTCTCGTCAAGGTGGTGGCATCGGAACCCGAGGTCCCGGTGAAACCGCTCTTGAAAATGACCGCCGTCGTATTCGCGAAAGAGTCGCTTTAATTAAGAAAAAGCTTGAAGGCGTTCGTCAAAACCGCGCGCAACACAGACAATCCAGAAAACGTCATGAAATTCCGTCCTTTGCCTTGATTGGCTATACCAACTCTGGAAAGAGCTCGATCTTAAATCGCCTTACGGGTGCGCAAGTCATGACAAAGAACCAAGTCTTTGCGACTTTGGATCCAACGACTCGTAAGATCTTTTTACCAGATGGACCACCTGCCGTTGTCACAGATACGGTTGGATTTATCCGCAAACTTCCAACTCAGTTGATTGAAGCCTTTAAAGCAACACTTGAAGAATCCTCTGAGGCCGATGTTCTTTTGCACGTGATCGATTTGTCTTCACCTAATATGGAAAGACAAGTGGAAGTCGTTGAAGCTTTGATTAAAGAATTCAATTGGTCTGATAAAAAGATCATCCACGTTTATAACAAGTGCGATGTCGCACCTTTAGAACGTCAATTTAGAGTGAAACACTATCCCAGAGTTTTCGTCAGCGCTTTAACCGGACAAGGCATGGAGCAGTTAAAGAAACTCATGGCCGCCACTGTGAGCGAAATGCAAACGGATGTTCAGCTCTACTTCCCGCGCGCTGAAGAGTATAAGATTTTTGATTTAGGTCGCGAAGCACAAATCCTTCGTAAGGAAACAGCTACGGAAGGAACTGTTTGCTACACGCAACTCACTCCCGTCTTACTCAGTCGTTGGAAAGACTACGTTGTAAAATAA